In Candidatus Bathyarchaeota archaeon, a single genomic region encodes these proteins:
- a CDS encoding histone family protein — MKNSELSVAPMHRICKKAGAERVSESAAKELAKALEDIGIKIASEAKDYAEHARRKTVKAEDIEIAVRKIMGK, encoded by the coding sequence ATGAAAAACTCCGAGTTATCTGTAGCCCCGATGCATAGGATATGCAAGAAAGCAGGGGCAGAAAGAGTAAGTGAGTCAGCGGCAAAGGAATTAGCAAAGGCGCTTGAAGATATCGGCATCAAAATCGCTTCAGAAGCCAAAGACTACGCCGAGCATGCTAGAAGAAAAACGGTTAAGGCAGAAGATATTGAGATAGCTGTAAGGAAAATTATGGGCAAATAA